Genomic segment of Arthrobacter antioxidans:
GAGACCTTGTACGATCCGTCAGGTTTGCGCTCCACTCGCGCTTGCAGCGACCCGTTGCGGATCGCGGGGTTCTCCGCGAGCTGGAGTGTGCCGCTGATGACAAGTCCGTCTTGTTCCGAGTACTCCAGGCTCATGCTGCCCTCCCGCACGCCCGGGATGCTGGGCCGGACTGTGCCGTCCGCAGTGAATCGGCCGTCAGCGTAGACCATGGACAGCTCCGCGGAACGGATGCCGCGGATCTTGCCTTCGGGGATGCCGAGCGTGCCTTCACCGGAGAAGCGGCCGTCCTCATACCGGAGCCTGATGCCGGCGGGATCGAAGAGGTTGCTGTCGAAGTCGAAGCCACCGGCCAACGAGAAGCCGGAACCTGCGCCAGCGCTCCTTCCTGTACCTGATCGTACGGCCGACTCCACAAACCCTCTACCAACCTTGTCGATGCCGAAATGTGCATCGCCACGAACGCCCAATCCGCTGCGTGAACCGAGGCTGACTACGAGAGTGGCAGCGTCAACGACGAACGGTGACGGTACGTCCAGGTCGGCCGCAGAGAAGGCTTTGAAGACTTGCAGTTGGCCGTTCCTAAGTTCCCAGTCAATCGTTGTTCTACTAAGCAGCGGGACTTCCGGGGTAATCGCACCGCTCATCACCAGACCGCCGTCATCGATATCCAGCTCATTGATCCTCACGGGGCTCAACCCGCTGATCCGTAGTCCCTGGCGTTTGAAATGAGTTGAAACGGCGTCGAGGTCCAGGTAGCCCGCATAAGTGGTGCCAAGGATGCGTTTGAGTTTGAAGGGGAATGGAAGGGGCGTGAAATCGAATTCCAGCTGCGCACCGGAACCCTCCGGTTGCTTGAACGGTGCGGCAACAGCCGCCGTAAGTGAGGCGAACTCCCCGTCCTGAGTTGTCTCTCCGGTGTTGGCTAAATCGAATCTCTTGTGGGTGACCTTGAGCATGCGCCCCAAGATTCCTTCCTCCTCTGGGGTAACGGCTCCGCTGGGGCTGAAAGGGATGCTTCTGCCGCCACGTCTGCGGGTGAAGATGAAGAACTGCTCGGCTGAACCAAGCTCACTGTGAGGAATGGCCTTGACCACATCCATATGGATGCCGGCTTCGACCTGTTCCTTCGTGTAGTAGTCCTCTTCGGGGATGCTCGGCGGTGCACCTCGACCGGTCAACTCGGCTACAGCAGAAAACCTCAGATTGAACGCACGCTTGACGGTCCCCAATTGGTCCTCTGTATCGGTTTTTGGCCGTCTTCCGCGCCCCGGTACCCTCCCGGCGGCAGACGCCGACTCCGGAGCGCCTGCCGCACCGAATGCAGATTCGGCCCGATCATTGACTGCAACGATGAAATCCGCCAATTGCTTCTCTACGCCGGCATTGATTGCTTCTCCGGATTGCTGGTTGGGTCCGCCAGCCAGAAGGAATAAATTCTCGATGTTGTTGACGCTGCGATTGTCTGCCCAGTTGCCGATCTGCAACTCCACTATGTGGTCCACCTGCATCGGCTTGAATTGTGGTACCGGACGCTTTTTGTCCCATGACGGAAAGATCAGTTCTCGGAGCAGCTCTGGTGCGGTCCCGAAGTACAACAGTGATTCTGAACTGCCGCCGGACCGTTTTCCGGCCCTCTTCGTTCCCTTACCCGCTCCGGCTATATCGACCTTGAGGACATGGCGGGTGGCGTGCCGTGGGCTGTGGTCGTGTCCGGCAACTGCGCTAATGGCTTCATTGAGTTTCGCTTTCAATCCTTCCGTCTTGATCGCGTCAGCCCACACATCACGTTGCTTCGGATCATTGGTTCCCCGGCGTGAGTAGTTCTTGGATCTGCCGAAGCGGTGGGCACCTGCATATTTTTCCGATTTTTCCGAATAACCCCCGGACTGAGGCAAGTTCAGTTTGAACCCGGGGACCTTCACACTCTCGAACACGATGTTGTCCGGCGCCTCGAAGCCTAGTCCCGGACGGGGATGATCGGCCCCGAACATCCTGATTCGCGGCACGATGTCCACCGGAACCCAAGGAGGGGAAGTAAGAACGAGCTTGTTTTCCTCATTCTGTCGTTGGACGGTCGGGACGGCGTCGGCGGATCGTTGAGGTGCTGCTACTGGAGATCCTGCGGCCCTTTCCTGCCGGGCCGGGGCAGCAACTGGAGTGGCACCCTGCTGGATGACGTGGGTCAGCTCGTGCGCGAGCAGGCGGCGGCCCGAGGTGCCCGCGGGAGCGTAGCGTCCGGAGTTGAAGAAGATGTGCCGGCCCTGGGTGAACGCCTCGGCGTTGACGGACGAGGCCACTTGTGCGGCGTCGGCGTCGTCATGGATTCTCACGGTGCCGAAGTCCGCGCCGAACCGCGACTCGAAGTAAGCCCTGGTCGCCGGATCAAGCGGACGCCCGCCGTGCTCCATCCGGGTGATGTCCTCTTCCACCCCGGGCGCGGCTTCGCCGGCGCCCCCCTTCTTCTGCACCGGTTTGTGCACGGCATCATCCTCGTCACCGAGCTGCGGGGCGTTTTTCCGTGTGGTCTGGGCTTTCTTCGCCGGCGCGTCGTCGTCCTTCTTCCACGCCTCCTTCGAGCGTCGCCTCGCATGCTTCGTCTCCTGTGCGGGTTCCTTGGGCTCTTTCGGCTGCTTGGCGGCCGGTTTGGCCGGCGGGACCGCCGGGACGGCAGGCTTCTTCTTTTCGCGAGCCGGTTTCGCCGCCCGCTGGACCAGCGGAGTCACCTGTCCGGCCAGCGGTTTGAACTGGAGCGGGACGGTAGACCCTGAACCGCCCGTTTCCGACTGTGGCTGCGGCATCTGCTCAGCGACTACCCGGCCGGCCAGGCGGTCCGCTTCCTGTTCGTAGGCATCGCCGGGCGCGTTGACGGTCATTTTGGGCTGGACGGTTCGCATGAACTGGTTGCCGAGGGCCTGCGCGGGAGAGAGCGCGGCCTCCTTCGGTGCAGGAACGGGCCGGCTGGTGGACTGGCGGCTGGGCGCGCGCAGCAGCGCGCGTTCGCGGGTCACGGCTGATCGCCTCCTGCTCGGCGGGCGGTACCATCGGCGGCCCGACGGACGACATCGGTCACCAGGTCGCGCAGGGCCTCTTCGGATTCGGGGATGGGCAGGATGCCGGCCTGGGCCCCGAGTTGGCCGAACCGGCCGGCCAGCGCGTTGCGCAGGCGGTCTTCGAGTTCGACGGCGAGAGCGGGCTGCTGGTCGCCGGGAACCCCGGTCAGCCGCAGGTGCTCGACGGTGAGGCGGAATCGCTGGCTCATTGTGTGTACTCCCCGAATTCAGCGTCGCTTTGGAGCTTCTCGATCTTGGTGTATTCGCTCCTCGCGGCCTGCATGAGCAAGTCCATGCCCACCGGTTCCTTCCGGGCTGCGGCCAGGAATGCGGCGTTGAGCGCGATATTGCGGATGTTGCCGCCAGGTATCTCCAGCCGTGCCAGCCGGTCCAGGTCCAGCGGCGAGAGCGGGACGTCCTGTGGAAAGGCGCGCTGCCAGATCCGCCGACGGCTGACCGCGTCGGGGAAAACGAACTCCACCACGAAACGCAGCCGCCGCAGGAAGGCCCGGTCCAGAGCGTTGCTGCGGTTCGTGGCTAGGATGGAGAGCCCGGCGTAGGACTCCATCTGCTGCAGCAGATAGTTGATCTCGATGTTCGCGAACCGGTCGTGGCTGTCCTTGACGTCGGTGCGCTTGCCGAACAGGGCATCCGCCTCGTCGAAGAAGAGCACGGCGCCGCGCCGCCGTGCCGCGTCGAACACGCGGCGCATGTTCTTCTCCGTTTCGCCCACGTACTTGCTGATCAGGCCGGCCAGATCAATCCGGTAGAGGGCCAGTTCCAGCTGGTCCGCGACAACTTCGGCGGCCATCGTCTTACCGGTACCGCTGGGTCCTGCGAACAGCGCCGAGATACCGCGTCCTCGGGGGGTGCCGAGTCCCCACCGGACGTAGACCGTGTGCCGGTTGCGCACCTGGTCCACCATCTCGTCCAGTTGCTGCTGGGCCTGTGGCGGCAACACCAGGTCGTTTCGGTGGAAGCTCGGTTCCACCCGCTGAGCCAGCTCGCCCAGATTCCCGCCGACGGCGTCCCGGCTGCTGGCCCACAGGTGGGCGGCGTGCAGCGGCTGGTGCTCCAGTTCCGCCCGCAGCCGGGCGGCCTGGGCGGTTCGTCGGATGGTGCCGGGGCCGAACTCGTACTGTTCCACCAGCGCCGGCAGCAGTCCGTTCACCGCGGCGGCATCCGACCCTAGTTCCTCTTCCCACCATTCCAGCCGGTCCACCGCTGCGGCGGCCGCGGGCCGCAGGATCAGTGCCGAGGGATCATCAGGCGGAGCTTCTCCGGAGGCGGTGAACACTGGCGCAGCCGGACGGGGCCCGGGGGAGGCGCCGGTATGGTCCGGTTCACAGTAGTACGCAGTCTGGAGCAGCAGCGCTTCGCGCTCCAGCAGCCCGAACTGCCGAGGGTCTGCCGGCCAGTGCGGGGCGTCGAGGGAGTAGAGGCTGATACCCAGTTCGGTGCAGACGGCGTGGGCCATTTCCGCCTGGCCGCTGTCCGGCGGCCCCGGCAGGCTCACCGGTTTCCACTCACCGGTGCGGGCGTGGTGCGCGGCCAGGTGCGCCGCCCCCCGACGTGCCTGCTCCCGTTGTGCCGCGGTCAGCGGACCCGCCGGCACGGGGCGCAGGTATGGTTCCAGCTGCCGGTCCGGCCGGTTGACGCCCAGCAGATAGTCCCGTATCCGTTCGTCCAGGAAGAGCGCAGCCGCGGCGGCCGGCTGTGGGGGCACTGCGTGAACCTGCACCAGTTGGTAGCGGCGCAGCGGTGCGGTTTCGGCCAGCAGACCGGTGACGGCCGGCGGCAGCGCCAGCAGTGCCACGGCTAGATGGGCGGTGGGGAATTGGCGGGACATGTCGTCCTGCAAATAGGCGTACAGCGGGCCGAAGGACGGGTCGATTTCCGGGGCCAGTGCCAGCAGCAACACGTCCCGTCCCGCCTCGCCCAGCCTGAACAGCCTCCGCAGCACCTCCAGCGCCGGCGGTCTGATGCCGGCGTCCGCGGCCACGGCCCCTGCATGCACCGCCTCGCGGCTGGCGGCCTCCGCCTCCGACCGGAGTCGGAGCGCCTCCGGTGCCGTGGCGTAGAAACGGTCCCGGCCTCGAACATCCTCGCCGCGCAACAGCCAGTCCGCGTGGTCTTCGGTGATCACCCGGTCGGAGAATTCGCGCCGCGGATCATGGCTCCACTGCCCGCGCAGCCACACGGCGCGCAGTTCCAGCAGGGCCCGCAGCCGCACCAGGTGTAGCTCCAAATACCGCCTGTTCGCTGCCTGCCACGCCGCCGTGGATCCGGGAACTGAAGCCGGATCAGTCCCGCCGGGGCCTGTCCCGCCGGGGTACGGGGCCGAGGGTGCCGCGCCGGACGCGGCTACGCCGTCCAACCGCGCGGGGGTCATAGCGGCAGCTCCATCCGGTTGACCCCGCCGATCGCCTCGGCGCCATTGACGCGGACCCTGACTGGGTAATGCGCACGCAGGCCCAGCTGGGCGACCGTGGTCTGGTCTCCGCCGGGCACGGCGGTGAAGTCCAGCTGCGCGTCGGTTCCGGTGTCGAAGATGAGCAGCTGTCCGTCCACGGCAGCCACGGACAGTGCC
This window contains:
- a CDS encoding ATP-binding protein produces the protein MTPARLDGVAASGAAPSAPYPGGTGPGGTDPASVPGSTAAWQAANRRYLELHLVRLRALLELRAVWLRGQWSHDPRREFSDRVITEDHADWLLRGEDVRGRDRFYATAPEALRLRSEAEAASREAVHAGAVAADAGIRPPALEVLRRLFRLGEAGRDVLLLALAPEIDPSFGPLYAYLQDDMSRQFPTAHLAVALLALPPAVTGLLAETAPLRRYQLVQVHAVPPQPAAAAALFLDERIRDYLLGVNRPDRQLEPYLRPVPAGPLTAAQREQARRGAAHLAAHHARTGEWKPVSLPGPPDSGQAEMAHAVCTELGISLYSLDAPHWPADPRQFGLLEREALLLQTAYYCEPDHTGASPGPRPAAPVFTASGEAPPDDPSALILRPAAAAAVDRLEWWEEELGSDAAAVNGLLPALVEQYEFGPGTIRRTAQAARLRAELEHQPLHAAHLWASSRDAVGGNLGELAQRVEPSFHRNDLVLPPQAQQQLDEMVDQVRNRHTVYVRWGLGTPRGRGISALFAGPSGTGKTMAAEVVADQLELALYRIDLAGLISKYVGETEKNMRRVFDAARRRGAVLFFDEADALFGKRTDVKDSHDRFANIEINYLLQQMESYAGLSILATNRSNALDRAFLRRLRFVVEFVFPDAVSRRRIWQRAFPQDVPLSPLDLDRLARLEIPGGNIRNIALNAAFLAAARKEPVGMDLLMQAARSEYTKIEKLQSDAEFGEYTQ
- a CDS encoding eCIS core domain-containing protein, which gives rise to MTRERALLRAPSRQSTSRPVPAPKEAALSPAQALGNQFMRTVQPKMTVNAPGDAYEQEADRLAGRVVAEQMPQPQSETGGSGSTVPLQFKPLAGQVTPLVQRAAKPAREKKKPAVPAVPPAKPAAKQPKEPKEPAQETKHARRRSKEAWKKDDDAPAKKAQTTRKNAPQLGDEDDAVHKPVQKKGGAGEAAPGVEEDITRMEHGGRPLDPATRAYFESRFGADFGTVRIHDDADAAQVASSVNAEAFTQGRHIFFNSGRYAPAGTSGRRLLAHELTHVIQQGATPVAAPARQERAAGSPVAAPQRSADAVPTVQRQNEENKLVLTSPPWVPVDIVPRIRMFGADHPRPGLGFEAPDNIVFESVKVPGFKLNLPQSGGYSEKSEKYAGAHRFGRSKNYSRRGTNDPKQRDVWADAIKTEGLKAKLNEAISAVAGHDHSPRHATRHVLKVDIAGAGKGTKRAGKRSGGSSESLLYFGTAPELLRELIFPSWDKKRPVPQFKPMQVDHIVELQIGNWADNRSVNNIENLFLLAGGPNQQSGEAINAGVEKQLADFIVAVNDRAESAFGAAGAPESASAAGRVPGRGRRPKTDTEDQLGTVKRAFNLRFSAVAELTGRGAPPSIPEEDYYTKEQVEAGIHMDVVKAIPHSELGSAEQFFIFTRRRGGRSIPFSPSGAVTPEEEGILGRMLKVTHKRFDLANTGETTQDGEFASLTAAVAAPFKQPEGSGAQLEFDFTPLPFPFKLKRILGTTYAGYLDLDAVSTHFKRQGLRISGLSPVRINELDIDDGGLVMSGAITPEVPLLSRTTIDWELRNGQLQVFKAFSAADLDVPSPFVVDAATLVVSLGSRSGLGVRGDAHFGIDKVGRGFVESAVRSGTGRSAGAGSGFSLAGGFDFDSNLFDPAGIRLRYEDGRFSGEGTLGIPEGKIRGIRSAELSMVYADGRFTADGTVRPSIPGVREGSMSLEYSEQDGLVISGTLQLAENPAIRNGSLQARVERKPDGSYKVSAAGTAEPAIPNVNSRLAVAYDDGAFDATVTADFTRGLLSGALQVAATNRPVDPATDQPAGDPGEEITVYGGGSMTMTFSPWLQGTVGIRLLPNGEIELSGEVALPSAVEVFPERRYDRNIFSVNLDIPIVGVSVLGQNVGIYATIGGGLDLSAGIGPGTITGLSLGVTYNPDHEEQTHVVGQGEFIIPADAGLRLFIRGGIGAGIPVVSARAGIELGGQLGLAGEARAAVDVDWTPQTGVVLAAVGSVFVEPKFKFDVTAFVEVTADLVVDKIDLYSERWRLTDFEYGSALRFGVEFPVHYADREPFDLSLDDLRFTVPEVDAMAALSELLGI